One segment of Prionailurus bengalensis isolate Pbe53 chromosome E3, Fcat_Pben_1.1_paternal_pri, whole genome shotgun sequence DNA contains the following:
- the LOC122472054 gene encoding 40S ribosomal protein S17-like: protein MGFFQTKWITTQDDLIIISRSTNVGHVRTNTVKVARVITEKYYTCLGNDSHANKCVCKETTAIANKNLYSEIAVDVTQRVKQIQRGPGSGISIKLQKEERERRDHYVPEVSVLDQEINEVDPDTEEMLKLLDFGSLSSLQVTQPTVGMNSGTPRDSFCCAAISSINLGRKQQQQIPKTDKESCDSP from the coding sequence ATGGGGTTTTTCCAGACAAAGTGGATCACCACGCAAGATGACCTCATAATAATTTCCAGATCCACCAACGTGGGCCACGTTCGCACCAACACCGTGAAGGTGGCCCGGGTCATCACTGAGAAGTACTACACATGCCTAGGCAACGACTCCCACGCCAATAAGTGCGTGTGCAAGGAGACCACCGCTATTGCCAACAAGAACCTCTACAGCGAGATAGCAGTTGATGTCACTCAACGGGTGAAGCAGATTCAGAGAGGCCCGGGAAGCGGGATCTCCATTAAGttgcagaaggaagagagagaaaggagagatcaTTATGTTCCTGAGGTCTCAGTCCTGGATCAGGAGATCAATGAAGTAGATCCTGACACTGAGGAAATGTTGAAGCTCTTGGACTTTGGCAGTCTGTCCAGCCTGCAGGTCACACAGCCTACAGTTGGCATGAACTCCGGGACACCACGTGACTCCTTCTGCTGTGCTGCGATATCGTCAATAAACCTTGGAcgaaaacagcaacaacaaattcCCAAAACGGATAAAGAAAGTTGTGATTCGCcatga